Proteins encoded together in one Camelina sativa cultivar DH55 chromosome 9, Cs, whole genome shotgun sequence window:
- the LOC104712274 gene encoding staphylococcal-like nuclease CAN1 encodes MGNAIRLLRKCLNPTTDNKPHDGSASSAGVSALSRDLFNFETTSQVPEKLGSYVVSSTKAQANWYRKILEAWKQAKPRPKTPEEASRLVIATLKNHQKADVEGFLSFYGLPSPHNLVEVPTHESPVSLSKGVRFELNTLPVDTKSVADGDTVTVYVSSKDPLVSSSVPKDVSIAAVKRAKAREKRNYTEADALHKKIISSGYRMISFKNEEVLAKKFRIRLSGIDSPESKMPYGKEAHDELLKMVEGKCLKVLVYTEDRYGRCVGDIYCNGKFVQEVMLKKGLAWHYVAYDKRAELAKWENEARQKRIGLWASSNPEKPWEWRKNKRGGN; translated from the exons ATGGGTAACGCGATTAGGTTACTCCGGAAATGTTTAAATCCCACGACGGACAATAAGCCTCACGACGGCTCCGCCTCTTCCGCCGGCGTTTCAGCTCTTTCCCGTGATCTCTTCAACTTTGAAACCACTTCtcag GTTCCTGAAAAGCTTGGGAGTTACGTTGTCTCTTCTACAAAGGCTCAAGCAAACTg GTATAGAAAAATACTTGAGGCATGGAAGCAAGCTAAGCCTCGGCCTAAAACTCCTGAGGAAGCCTCTAGGCTTGTTATCGCTACTCTAAAGAATCATCAAAAAGCAGATGTTGAG GGATTTTTGTCTTTCTATGGACTGCCTTCACCTCACAATCTTGTTGAGGTCCCTACTCATGAATCTCCTGTGTCTTTATCTAAAGGAGTTCGGTTTGAGCTCAACACGCTTCcg GTGGATACAAAATCTGTGGCAGATGGAGATACGGTTACTGTGTATGTTAGTAGCAAAGACCCGCTTGTGTCATCCTCTGTTCCTAAGGATGTGAGTATTGCAGCGGTTAAAAGAGCCAAAGCGCGTGAGAAGAGGAATTATACTGAAGCAGATGCACTTCACAAGAAGATCATATCTTCTGGTTACAG GatgataagttttaaaaatgagGAAGTGCTTGCTAAAAAGTTCAGAATTAGACTAAG cGGAATAGATTCACCGGAGAGCAAAATGCCTTATGGTAAAGAGGCACATGATGAGCTACTCAAGATGGTTGAAGGGAAATGCTTGAAAGTGTTAGTATATACAGAGGATCGCTATGGAAGATGTGTAGGAGATATATACTGCAATGGAAAATTTGTACAGGAAGTAATGCTTAAAAAAGGTCTTGCTTGGCATTATGTAGCCTATGACAAGCGTGCAGAGCTTGCAAAG TGGGAAAACGAGGCTAGGCAAAAGAGAATTGGCTTGTGGGCATCTTCTAATCCAGAGAAGCCATGGGAGTGGAGAAAGAACAAACGTGGAGGCAATTAA